One Buteo buteo chromosome 5, bButBut1.hap1.1, whole genome shotgun sequence DNA window includes the following coding sequences:
- the PDPN gene encoding podoplanin isoform X3, which produces MFIKVRFFIFVLGSMPFIALAEEASSVLEGEESTTIDFRDRNDTEFEELPTLLPTRLHNVTNLLQFGQLMTTQSAFAPAEDSDNSTGYEVNTEGVDGGLSGEPEKTEKGGLETIALVGIIIGIIVAVGILAGIIIAVVRKMSGRYS; this is translated from the exons ATGTTTATTAAAGTTCGATTCTTCATCTTCGTTCTAGGGAGCATGCCCTTCATAGCACTTGCTGAAGAAG CAAGCTCAGTTctagaaggagaagaaagtacAACAATTGatttcagagacagaaatgaTACAGAATTTGAAGAATTACCAACCCTG TTGCCCACAAGACTACACAATGTAACAAATCTCTTGCAGTTTGGACAACTGATGACCACACAAAGTGCATTTGCCCCAGCTGAAGACAGTGATAATTCTACTGGTTACGAAGTTAACACAGAAGGTGTTGATg GTGGACTGAGTGGGGAAccagagaaaactgaaaaag GTGGTCTAGAAACAATTGCACTGGTTGGAATAATTATTGGAATCATAGTTGCAGTTGGAATCCTTGCAGGAATAATAATCGCTGTTGTAAGGAAGATGTCAGGCAGGTACTCGTAA
- the PDPN gene encoding podoplanin isoform X1 has translation MFIKVRFFIFVLGSMPFIALAEEASSVLEGEESTTIDFRDRNDTEFEELPTLLPTRLHNVTNLLQFGQLMTTQSAFAPAEDSDNSTGYEVNTEGVDGGLSGEPEKTEKGGLETIALVGIIIGIIVAVGILAGIIIAVVRKMSGRYSP, from the exons ATGTTTATTAAAGTTCGATTCTTCATCTTCGTTCTAGGGAGCATGCCCTTCATAGCACTTGCTGAAGAAG CAAGCTCAGTTctagaaggagaagaaagtacAACAATTGatttcagagacagaaatgaTACAGAATTTGAAGAATTACCAACCCTG TTGCCCACAAGACTACACAATGTAACAAATCTCTTGCAGTTTGGACAACTGATGACCACACAAAGTGCATTTGCCCCAGCTGAAGACAGTGATAATTCTACTGGTTACGAAGTTAACACAGAAGGTGTTGATg GTGGACTGAGTGGGGAAccagagaaaactgaaaaag GTGGTCTAGAAACAATTGCACTGGTTGGAATAATTATTGGAATCATAGTTGCAGTTGGAATCCTTGCAGGAATAATAATCGCTGTTGTAAGGAAGATGTCAGGCAGGTACTC gcCCTGA
- the PDPN gene encoding podoplanin isoform X7 translates to MFIKVRFFIFVLGSMPFIALAEEASSVLEGEESTTIDFRDRNDTEFEELPTLLPTRLHNVTNLLQFGQLMTTQSAFAPAEDSDNSTGYEVNTEGVDGGLETIALVGIIIGIIVAVGILAGIIIAVVRKMSGRP, encoded by the exons ATGTTTATTAAAGTTCGATTCTTCATCTTCGTTCTAGGGAGCATGCCCTTCATAGCACTTGCTGAAGAAG CAAGCTCAGTTctagaaggagaagaaagtacAACAATTGatttcagagacagaaatgaTACAGAATTTGAAGAATTACCAACCCTG TTGCCCACAAGACTACACAATGTAACAAATCTCTTGCAGTTTGGACAACTGATGACCACACAAAGTGCATTTGCCCCAGCTGAAGACAGTGATAATTCTACTGGTTACGAAGTTAACACAGAAGGTGTTGATg GTGGTCTAGAAACAATTGCACTGGTTGGAATAATTATTGGAATCATAGTTGCAGTTGGAATCCTTGCAGGAATAATAATCGCTGTTGTAAGGAAGATGTCAGGCAG gcCCTGA
- the PDPN gene encoding podoplanin isoform X2, whose amino-acid sequence MFIKVRFFIFVLGSMPFIALAEEASSVLEGEESTTIDFRDRNDTEFEELPTLLPTRLHNVTNLLQFGQLMTTQSAFAPAEDSDNSTGYEVNTEGVDGGLSGEPEKTEKGGLETIALVGIIIGIIVAVGILAGIIIAVVRKMSGPENS is encoded by the exons ATGTTTATTAAAGTTCGATTCTTCATCTTCGTTCTAGGGAGCATGCCCTTCATAGCACTTGCTGAAGAAG CAAGCTCAGTTctagaaggagaagaaagtacAACAATTGatttcagagacagaaatgaTACAGAATTTGAAGAATTACCAACCCTG TTGCCCACAAGACTACACAATGTAACAAATCTCTTGCAGTTTGGACAACTGATGACCACACAAAGTGCATTTGCCCCAGCTGAAGACAGTGATAATTCTACTGGTTACGAAGTTAACACAGAAGGTGTTGATg GTGGACTGAGTGGGGAAccagagaaaactgaaaaag GTGGTCTAGAAACAATTGCACTGGTTGGAATAATTATTGGAATCATAGTTGCAGTTGGAATCCTTGCAGGAATAATAATCGCTGTTGTAAGGAAGATGTCAG gcCCTGAAAACAGTTGA
- the PDPN gene encoding podoplanin isoform X5, which translates to MFIKVRFFIFVLGSMPFIALAEEASSVLEGEESTTIDFRDRNDTEFEELPTLLPTRLHNVTNLLQFGQLMTTQSAFAPAEDSDNSTGYEVNTEGVDGGLETIALVGIIIGIIVAVGILAGIIIAVVRKMSGRYSP; encoded by the exons ATGTTTATTAAAGTTCGATTCTTCATCTTCGTTCTAGGGAGCATGCCCTTCATAGCACTTGCTGAAGAAG CAAGCTCAGTTctagaaggagaagaaagtacAACAATTGatttcagagacagaaatgaTACAGAATTTGAAGAATTACCAACCCTG TTGCCCACAAGACTACACAATGTAACAAATCTCTTGCAGTTTGGACAACTGATGACCACACAAAGTGCATTTGCCCCAGCTGAAGACAGTGATAATTCTACTGGTTACGAAGTTAACACAGAAGGTGTTGATg GTGGTCTAGAAACAATTGCACTGGTTGGAATAATTATTGGAATCATAGTTGCAGTTGGAATCCTTGCAGGAATAATAATCGCTGTTGTAAGGAAGATGTCAGGCAGGTACTC gcCCTGA
- the PDPN gene encoding podoplanin isoform X4 yields MFIKVRFFIFVLGSMPFIALAEEASSVLEGEESTTIDFRDRNDTEFEELPTLLPTRLHNVTNLLQFGQLMTTQSAFAPAEDSDNSTGYEVNTEGVDGGLSGEPEKTEKGGLETIALVGIIIGIIVAVGILAGIIIAVVRKMSGRP; encoded by the exons ATGTTTATTAAAGTTCGATTCTTCATCTTCGTTCTAGGGAGCATGCCCTTCATAGCACTTGCTGAAGAAG CAAGCTCAGTTctagaaggagaagaaagtacAACAATTGatttcagagacagaaatgaTACAGAATTTGAAGAATTACCAACCCTG TTGCCCACAAGACTACACAATGTAACAAATCTCTTGCAGTTTGGACAACTGATGACCACACAAAGTGCATTTGCCCCAGCTGAAGACAGTGATAATTCTACTGGTTACGAAGTTAACACAGAAGGTGTTGATg GTGGACTGAGTGGGGAAccagagaaaactgaaaaag GTGGTCTAGAAACAATTGCACTGGTTGGAATAATTATTGGAATCATAGTTGCAGTTGGAATCCTTGCAGGAATAATAATCGCTGTTGTAAGGAAGATGTCAGGCAG gcCCTGA
- the PDPN gene encoding podoplanin isoform X6: protein MFIKVRFFIFVLGSMPFIALAEEASSVLEGEESTTIDFRDRNDTEFEELPTLFGQLMTTQSAFAPAEDSDNSTGYEVNTEGVDGGLSGEPEKTEKGGLETIALVGIIIGIIVAVGILAGIIIAVVRKMSGRYSP from the exons ATGTTTATTAAAGTTCGATTCTTCATCTTCGTTCTAGGGAGCATGCCCTTCATAGCACTTGCTGAAGAAG CAAGCTCAGTTctagaaggagaagaaagtacAACAATTGatttcagagacagaaatgaTACAGAATTTGAAGAATTACCAACCCTG TTTGGACAACTGATGACCACACAAAGTGCATTTGCCCCAGCTGAAGACAGTGATAATTCTACTGGTTACGAAGTTAACACAGAAGGTGTTGATg GTGGACTGAGTGGGGAAccagagaaaactgaaaaag GTGGTCTAGAAACAATTGCACTGGTTGGAATAATTATTGGAATCATAGTTGCAGTTGGAATCCTTGCAGGAATAATAATCGCTGTTGTAAGGAAGATGTCAGGCAGGTACTC gcCCTGA
- the PDPN gene encoding podoplanin isoform X8 has product MFIKVRFFIFVLGSMPFIALAEEASSVLEGEESTTIDFRDRNDTEFEELPTLFGQLMTTQSAFAPAEDSDNSTGYEVNTEGVDGGLSGEPEKTEKGGLETIALVGIIIGIIVAVGILAGIIIAVVRKMSGRYS; this is encoded by the exons ATGTTTATTAAAGTTCGATTCTTCATCTTCGTTCTAGGGAGCATGCCCTTCATAGCACTTGCTGAAGAAG CAAGCTCAGTTctagaaggagaagaaagtacAACAATTGatttcagagacagaaatgaTACAGAATTTGAAGAATTACCAACCCTG TTTGGACAACTGATGACCACACAAAGTGCATTTGCCCCAGCTGAAGACAGTGATAATTCTACTGGTTACGAAGTTAACACAGAAGGTGTTGATg GTGGACTGAGTGGGGAAccagagaaaactgaaaaag GTGGTCTAGAAACAATTGCACTGGTTGGAATAATTATTGGAATCATAGTTGCAGTTGGAATCCTTGCAGGAATAATAATCGCTGTTGTAAGGAAGATGTCAGGCAGGTACTCGTAA